The following are from one region of the Vitis riparia cultivar Riparia Gloire de Montpellier isolate 1030 chromosome 14, EGFV_Vit.rip_1.0, whole genome shotgun sequence genome:
- the LOC117929876 gene encoding uncharacterized protein LOC117929876 has protein sequence MDYSRWPEVQAKPSPPMDPYVPIYNTHYPHYPHPQHHHFHHLPNPNPDPNPNLRLQNPYSVVKSHETYSFGAEHGLRPPGVDSYAYLNSHPATRVGHEATQPVVTYAHYTLGSASSTMPSDCYQAPSAQSWGAKPIGYAVGLAIPPNGTEQLITANVNSILWTTSTVQARSSGTRKKGAKKMKIIQSAYCEVCKVDCNSDDILAQHKLGRRHKKNMEKLKDTVAPVPTVEASSDNPVIGPPENPNKGKAVSGKKTKATAESLEDLETKRRRIVECGAAADAVRTCSICNVVCNSETVFNYHLAGQKHAAMVKKHAAGRGVATAT, from the exons ATGGATTACAGCAGGTGGCCTGAAGTTCAAGCGAAACCCAGTCCACCAATGGACCCATATGTTCCAATCTACAATACTCATTACCCACACTACCCTCATCCCCAACACCACCACTTTCATCACCTCCCAAATCCTAACCCAGACCCCAACCCTAACCTTAGGCTACAAAATCCTTATTCGGTTGTCAAGTCCCATGAAACATACAGCTTTGGTGCGGAGCATGGGCTTAGGCCTCCAGGGGTTGACTCATACGCCTACCTCAACTCTCACCCAGCTACCCGTGTGGGCCATGAAGCCACGCAGCCGGTCGTCACCTACGCTCATTATACACTGGGTTCCGCCTCCTCCACGATGCCGTCCGATTGCTATCAGGCCCCAAGTGCCCAGAGTTGGGGAGCCAAGCCCATTGGGTATGCAGTT GGCCTCGCAATACCTCCAAATGGGACAGAGCAGCTGATTACTGCAAATGTGAACTCCATCTTGTGGACTACTTCAACAGTTCAGGCTCGTAGCAGTGGCACTAGGAAGAAGGGagcaaagaaaatgaagataataCAATCTGCATATTGTGAAGTTTGCAAAGTTGATTGTAACAGCGACGATATCCTTGCCCAGCATAAACTAGGAAGGAGGCACAAGAAGAACATGGAGAAGCTAAAAGACACAGTTGCCCCTGTGCCTACTGTTGAAGCAAGTTCAGACAATCCAGTAATTGGACCACCAGAAAACCCCAATAAAGGCAAAGCTGTTAGTGGGAAAAAGACCAAGGCGACAGCTGAATCTTTAGAGGATTTGGAGACAAAGAGAAGAAGGATCGTGGAATGTGGGGCTGCAGCAGATGCAGTCAGGACATGTTCAATATGCAATGTGGTGTGCAACAGTGAGACAGTTTTCAATTATCATCTTGCAGGACAAAAGCACGCTGCCATGGTGAAGAAACATGCAGCTGGAAGAGGGGTGGCCACTGCCACATGA
- the LOC117929873 gene encoding alpha-1,4 glucan phosphorylase L isozyme, chloroplastic/amyloplastic, translating into MASSSFSTASTAPHAYSHCYSISRSFVGGFSSRPSHSKLFFLRNTSASRFATRAFPVRSVFSEPHRKLKDEDPITPHGPSGTPVSLTADAACIVSSIKYHAEFTPLFSPEQFELPKAFFATAQSVRDALIINWNATYDYHEKMNVKQAYYLSMEFLQGRALLNAIGNLELTGAYAEALRELGKDLENVARQEPDAALGNGGLGRLASCFLDSLATLNYPAWGYGLRYKYGLFKQHITKDGQEEVAEDWLEMGNPWEIVRNDVSYPVKFYGKVIEGSDGKRHWIGGEDIIAIAYDVPIPGYKTKTTINLRLWSTKVQSDDFDLYDFNAGNHTKACEAQLNAEKICYILYPGDDSMEGKVLRLKQQYTLCSASLQDIIARFERRSGGYVNWEEFPEKVAVQMNDTHPTLCIPELMRILMDLKGMSWKEAWKITQRTVAYTNHTVLPEALEKWSLELMQKLLPRHVEIIEMIDEELINTIISEYGTADPVLLEKKLKAMRILENVDFPASVKDLLVQPEESSVVEPGEEIQSFDEEIKLIDEEEELIDEEEELIELIDEEEEFIDEEEEPTGKSTQKRKVLSEPVPEPPKMVRMANLCVVGGHAVNGVAEIHSEIVKDEVFNEFFKLWPEKFQNKTNGVTPRRWIRFCNPDLSEIITKWIHTEDWVLNTEKLAELRKFADDEELHAEWRAAKRSNKMKVVSFLKEKTGYLVSPDAMFDVQVKRIHEYKRQLLNILGIVYRYKKMKEMTAAERKAKFVPRVCIFGGKAFATYVQAKRIVKFITDVGTTVNHDSEIGDLLKVVFVPDYNVSVAELLIPASELSQHISTAGMEASGTSNMKFAMNGCILIGTLDGANVEIRQEVGEDNFFLFGARAHEIAGLRKERAEGKFVPDPRFEEVKEFVRSGIFGPCNYDELMGSLEGNKGFGQADYFLVGKDFPSYIECQEKVDEAYGDQKRWTRMSILNAAGSYKFSSDRTIHEYAKDIWNIEPVELP; encoded by the exons ATGGCTTCTTCATCATTCTCCACAGCTTCAACTGCACCTCACGCATACTCCCATTGCTATTCCATCTCCAGATCCTTTGTTGGTGGCTTCAGTTCCAGGCCCTCCCACTCCAAACTATTCTTCCTCAGAAATACCTCCGCTTCTCGTTTTGCTACTAGGGCTTTCCCGGTAAGAAGCGTCTTTAGTGAACCGCACCGCAAATTGAAGGACGAGGACCCCATCACCCCTCACG GACCTTCAGGCACTCCAGTTTCTTTAACTGCAGATGCTGCATGCATTGTTTCCAGTATCAAATACCATGCAGAGTTTACGCCATTGTTCTCTCCAGAGCAGTTTGAGCTCCCTAAGGCTTTCTTTGCAACTGCACAAAGTGTTCGCGATGCACTCATCATAAACTGGAATGCTACATATGATTACCATGAAAAGATGAACGTAAAGCAGGCATATTATTTGTCAATGGAATTTTTGCAG GGTAGGGCTTTGTTAAATGCAATTGGTAACTTGGAGCTCACTGGTGCTTATGCAGAGGCTTTGCGTGAACTTGGAAAAGACCTAGAAAATGTAGCTAGGCAG GAACCGGATGCTGCACTTGGAAATGGGGGTCTTGGGCGGCTTGCTTCCTGCTTTCTGGACTCCTTGGCAACATTAAATTACCCAGCATGGGGTTATGGACTCAGATATAAGTATGGCTTATTTAAACAGCATATTACAAAAGATGGCCAAGAGGAAGTTGCTGAAGATTGGCTTGAG ATGGGCAATCCCTGGGAAATTGTGAGAAATGATGTCTCATATCCTGTGAAATTTTATGGAAAGGTTATTGAAGGATCAGATGGAAAAAGACACTGGATTGGAGGAGAAGATATAATTGCCATTGCGTATGATGTCCCAATACCAGGATATAAAACTAAAACGACAATCAACCTTCGACTGTGGTCCACTAAAGTTCAATCAgatgattttgatttatatgattttaatgCTGGAAATCATACCAAAGCATGTGAAGCCCAATTGAATGCTGAAAAG ATTTGCTATATTCTCTATCCTGGGGATGATTCAATGGAGGGAAAGGTCCTTCGATTGAAACAACAATATACCTTATGCTCAGCTTCTCTCCAAGATATTATTGCACGATTTGAGAGGAGGTCCGGAGGATATGTCAATTGGGAAGAATTTCCTGAAAAAGTTGCAGTGCAAATGAATGATACCCACCCAACTCTCTGCATTCCAGAGCTGATGCGAATCTTGATGGATTTGAAGGGCATGAGCTGGAAGGAAGCTTGGAAGATTActcaaag AACGGTGGCATACACAAACCATACTGTTCTACCTGAAGCACTGGAGAAATGGAGTCTAGAACTTATGCAGAAACTGCTTCCTCGACATGTTGAGATTATAGAAATGATTGATGAGGAG CTGATTAATACCATAATTTCAGAGTATGGTACAGCAGATCCTGTTTTATTGGAGAAAAAGCTGAAAGCAATGAGAATATTAGAAAATGTTGATTTTCCAGCATCTGTAAAGGATTTACTTGTCCAGCCAGAAGAAAGTTCTGTTGTTGAACCTGGTGAAGAAATTCAAAGTTTTGATGAAGAAATTAAACTtattgatgaagaagaagaacttattgatgaagaagaagaacttATTGAACTtattgatgaagaagaagaatttattgatgaagaagaagaacccACAGGAAAAAGCACTCAGAAGAGAAAGGTGTTGTCAGAACCGGTTCCAGAGCCACCCAAGATGGTCCGCATGGCTAACCTCTGTGTTGTTGGTGGCCATGCAGTTAACGGGGTTGCTGAGATTCATAGTGAAATAGTAAAAGATGaagtttttaatgaattttttaag TTGTGGCCtgagaaatttcaaaataagaCCAATGGTGTGACACCAAGAAGATGGATCCGTTTCTGCAATCCAGATTTAAGTGAGATAATAACCAAGTGGATTCACACAGAAGATTGGGTCTTGAACACTGAGAAACTGGCAGAATTACGGAAG TTTGCAGATGATGAAGAACTTCATGCTGAGTGGAGGGCAGCAAAAAGGAGCAACAAGATGAAGGTCGTTTCCTTCCTCAAAGAAAAAACAGGATATTTGGTCAGCCCTGACGCAATGTTTGATGTCCAG GTGAAGCGTATCCATGAATACAAGCGTCAACTGTTGAACATCTTGGGAATTGTTTATCGCtataaaaagatgaaagaaaTGACTGCAGCAGAGAGGAAAGCAAAGTTTGTTCCACGAGTTTGTATATTTGGAGGAAAAGCATTTGCTACTTATGTGCAAGCCAAGAGGATTGTGAAATTCATCACGGATGTTGGGACTACAGTAAATCATGATTCAGAAATAGGTGATTTGCTGAAG GTTGTTTTTGTCCCTGATTACAATGTCAGTGTTGCTGAACTGCTTATTCCTGCAAGTGAACTTTCACAGCATATCAG CACTGCTGGGATGGAGGCCAGTGGAACCAGCAACATGAAGTTTGCAATGAATGGCTGTATCCTGATTGGGACCTTGGATGGGGCCAATGTTGAAATAAGGCAAGAGGTTGGAGAAGACAACTTTTTCCTCTTTGGGGCACGAGCTCATGAGATTGCAGGGCTTAGGAAAGAAAGAGCTGAGGGCAAG TTTGTGCCAGACCCACGCTTTGAAGAAGTCAAGGAATTTGTCAGAAGTGGCATTTTTGGGCCTTGCAACTATGATGAACTGATGGGATCCTTGGAAGGAAACAAAGGATTTGGCCAAGCAGATTATTTCCTTGTGGGCAAGGACTTCCCCAGTTATATTGAATGCCAAGAAAAGGTTGATGAGGCATACGGAGACCAAAAG AGATGGACAAGAATGTCAATCTTAAATGCAGCTGGCTCCTACAAGTTCAGCAGTGATAGAACAATTCACGAGTATGCAAAAGACATATGGAACATAGAACCTGTTGAATTACCATAG
- the LOC117929875 gene encoding BAG family molecular chaperone regulator 8, chloroplastic, which produces MAHHHHHARPPQPRPCCRNDQLSSYCSSVCCCCTCCGFTGSTEGDPLVEAIAAQLIQSSRPHLYSTFPKSHISHNNYHPQRPSFLQEQQHQQQTHTLLSSLLRRIDALESSLLHFSTPSYSLRDAAARTIQTHFRAFLVRRSRTLAHLKELALIKSAFNSLRSSLSQKTHFDFEALSHKAMDLLLKLDSIQDSDSMIRDGKRSVTRELVRFLDFIDGVSARRHQLRNKPIRNMRTAQNASKSRVLTGRVGSNCRDSGADQRELMEKLRDRVEKIRGFSRVLEKGEEDVELEGFQHLSDDEENPSISIIEKGRVSKARNGILVKRHELEPRVKKSVSFAENGNLSRVLGSTHEPVSGEDGTSMGQTELVENLSGEVEDMGGLSRETEDDDGGDIESGGSSQTSDDERNPIRNLGTEDGHEVEHYQYQDGSLVFSAPLPLKMESRADLMKRKGVKVIT; this is translated from the exons ATGGCTCATCACCACCACCACGCCCGCCCCCCTCAGCCTCGCCCCTGCTGCCGGAACGACCAGCTTTCCAGCTACTGCAGCAGTGTGTGCTGTTGTTGTACTTGCTGCGGCTTCACGGGGTCAACAGAGGGAGACCCACTTGTTGAAGCCATTGCTGCTCAACTGATTCAATCTTCTCGGCCTCACCTCTACTCTACCTTCCCCAAATCCCACATTTCCCACAACAATTACCACCCGCAAAGACCAAGCTTCCTGCAAGAACAGCAGCACCAGCAGCAGACCCATACGCTGCTTTCCTCTCTCCTCCGCCGCATCGACGCCCTCGAATCCTCTCTCCTCCATTTCTCCACTCCTTCCTACTCTCTCCGTGACGCCGCCGCGCGTACCATTCAGACCCACTTCCGGGCCTTTCTTGTTCGCAGATCGAGGACTCTCGCCCATCTCAAAGAGCTCGCGCTCATCAAGTCCGCTTTCAACTCTCTCAGATCATCGCTGTCTCAGAAGACCCATTTCGATTTTGAAGCTCTCTCTCACAAAGCCATGGATTTGCTTCTCAAGCTCGACTCCATTCAG GACAGTGATTCGATGATCAGGGATGGTAAAAGGTCCGTCACCCGAGAATTGGTTCGGTTCCTAGACTTCATTGATGGGGTTTCTGCGAGAAGACATCAACTTCGAAATAAACCAATAAGGAATATGAGAACTGCCCAAAACGCTAGCAAATCTAGGGTTTTGACGGGCAGGGTAGGCTCAAATTGCCGCGATTCTGGTGCGGATCAGCGAGAACTGATGGAGAAACTGAGGGACAGAGTTGAAAAGATTCGCGGgttttctagggttttggagAAGGGTGAGGAAGATGTggaacttgaaggatttcagcATCTCAGTGATGATGAAGAAAACCCTAGTATTTCTATTATTGAAAAGGGTAGAGTTTCAAAAGCTAGAAATGGGATTTTGGTGAAAAGGCATGAGCTTGAACCTAGGGTGAAGAAAAGTGTGAGCTTTGCAGAGAATGGGAATTTATCCAGGGTTTTGGGCAGCACCCATGAGCCAGTTTCAGGTGAGGATGGTACGAGCATGGGTCAAACCGAACTTGTGGAGAATCTCAGCGGAGAAGTTGAAGATATGGGGGGTTTGTCCAGGGAGACCGAGGATGATGATGGTGGAGACATTGAGAGCGGAGGATCTTCGCAGACCAGTGATGATGAAAGGAACCCTATAAGGAACCTGGGAACTGAAGATGGGCACGAAGTTGAGCATTATCAGTACCAAGATGGGAGCTTGGTATTTTCAGCACCGTTGCCTCTGAAGATGGAGTCTAGAGCTGATTTGATGAAGAGAAAGGGTGTAAAGGTAATCACATAA
- the LOC117929874 gene encoding protein FAR1-RELATED SEQUENCE 5-like encodes MEVKTSNEAKELMDSYVTLEDEGDECCVVEDVETPIVLDDAQKDDSASLDFSQYLTGGVIEPTLDMEFTSEEDARNFYNAYAKQMGFSIRVNSYYRSKKDNSIISREFCCSKEGFRREKRAKMELGDDTRRRRARPITREGCKALMTVRRRDNGRWYVAKLEKNHNHELVTPAMRQFLRSHKQEYDPKKGSVNSLSSPVMEMSPPMNTLTGDCDSFGKMVFPQQDHVNYVGRGRLSTFGIDAQGLLGFFKIMQVSDPAFFYAIQVDEEDRLSSVFWVDTRSRIAYNCFSDVVAFDTTYQVNQYKMPFAPFTGLNHHKQSVLFGCALLADETESTFIWLFTTWLESMSGRQPGLIITDYDSAISRAVQRVFSESNHQYCKWHIMSKMPKEMGHVYSALPKTFQVEFDKCINKSETPEEFESAWELLLDKYNLRGNEWLQSLYFDRKEWVPTYIRDIFFAGMYATQRSGSVNSLFDGYVNARTTLQDFAEKYEKALDDRYEKEARAEFETFYTKPVLKTPLPMEKQAAEVYTRKMFTIFQDELFESLVLAVKLTGADEGSHTYEVARFDEEHKVYFVALNVSKQIGSCSCKMFEFEGILCRHMLAVFKATNIFTLPLHFILKRWTRSARDEAILDVMPCVEMQGNSQKGKNSQYNILYQEAIKCAEEGMASDHSFKVALSALREARIKILGAKNNAISAPKLEIMASASCRDESNTIGSQVDGTSVLISPLNPQKTKTRGSSTDNNISKYASELSSSRTRLCAKCKCPGHDSHTCLWLKDSGPSSSLDHQKENFVCTDSPCGMGDDIPPK; translated from the exons ATGGAAGTGAAAACCTCCAATGAAGCAAAAGAGCTTATGGACTCTTATGTGACATTGGAAGATGAAGGTGATGAATGTTGTGTTGTGGAAGATGTTGAAACTCCCATAGTTTTGGATGACGCACAGAAGGATGATTCCGCAAGTCTTGACTTTTCTCAATATCTAACAGGCGGAGTTATAGAACCAACACTGGATATGGAGTTTACTTCTGAAGAGGATGCTAGAAATTTTTACAATGCATATGCTAAGCAAATGGGGTTTAGCATTCGTGTGAATTCATATTACCGCTCGAAGAAAGATAACTCAATTATTTCTCGAGAGTTTTGTTGTTCAAAAGAAGGTTTTCGCCGAGAGAAGCGTGCAAAGATGGAGCTAGGTGATGATACAAGGAGGAGGCGTGCTCGGCCGATTACAAGGGAAGGTTGCAAGGCATTGATGACTGTGAGAAGACGGGATAATGGAAGATGGTATGTAGCAAAGTTAGAGAAGAACCATAATCATGAATTAGTGACTCCAGCAATGCGGCAATTTCTTCGCTCCCATAAGCAGGAATATGATCCTAAGAAAGGTTCGGTTAACTCTCTCAGTTCACCTGTGATGGAGATGAGCCCTCCAATGAACACCTTGACTGGTGATTGTGACAGTTTTGGAAAGATGGTGTTCCCTCAACAAGATCATGTTAATTATGTTGGAAGAGGACGGCTAAGCACCTTTGGCATAGATGCTCAAGGTCTCTTGGGGTTTTTTAAGATTATGCAAGTGAGTGATCCTGCATTTTTTTATGCAATACAGGTTGATGAAGAAGATCGGCTAAGTAGTGTTTTCTGGGTTGACACAAGGTCTAGAATTGCTTACAATTGTTTCTCTGATGTAGTAGCCTTTGATACAACTTACCAAGTGAATCAGTATAAAATGCCATTTGCGCCTTTTACTGGATTGAATCATCATAAACAGTCAGTTTTATTTGGCTGTGCACTGCTTGCAGATGAGACAGAGTCCACATTCATTTGGCTTTTCACGACTTGGCTTGAATCAATGTCTGGGCGGCAACCAGGCTTAATTATAACTGACTATGATTCAGCAATAAGTAGAGCAGTACAACGGGTTTTCTCAGAATCAAATCACCAATATTGCAAGTGGCACATCATGAGCAAAATGCCAAAGGAAATGGGGCATGTTTATAGTGCACTACCAAAAACATTTCAAGTGGAGTTTGATAAATGCATTAATAAGAGTGAGACACCTGAAGAATTTGAATCTGCTTGGGAATTGCTCCTGGACAAGTACAATCTTAGAGGAAATGAGTGGCTCCAATCACTATATTTTGATCGCAAGGAGTGGGTCCCTACATACATAAGGGACATATTCTTTGCAGGAATGTATGCTACCCAGAGAAGTGGAAGCGTAAATTCGCTTTTTGATGGCTATGTCAATGCAAGAACTACCTTACAAGATTTTGCAGAGAAATATGAGAAAGCATTGGATGATCGTTATGAAAAAGAAGCGAGGGCAGAGTTTGAAACATTTTACACAAAACCAGTTCTAAAGACACCACTTCCAATGGAAAAACAAGCTGCAGAAGTTTACACAAGAAAAATGTTCACAATATTCCAGGATGAACTTTTTGAGTCTCTTGTCCTTGCTGTGAAATTAACTGGAGCTGATGAAGGAAGCCACACATATGAGGTGGCAAGATTTGATGAAGAACATAAAGTGTACTTTGTTGCTCTTAATGTTTCCAAACAAATAGGTAGTTGTAGTTGCAAGATGTTTGAGTTTGAAGGGATCCTTTGCAGACACATGCTTGCAGTATTCAAAGCAACAAACATTTTTACGCTTCCACtgcattttatattaaaacGATGGACAAGAAGTGCTAGGGATGAGGCTATATTGGATGTAATGCCCTGTGTTGAGATGCAAGGTAATTCTCAAAAAGGCAAGAATTCACAATACAATATTTTGTACCAAGAAGCCATTAAATGTGCAGAGGAAGGGATGGCATCTGACCATAGTTTTAAGGTGGCATTGAGTGCCTTAAGAGAGGCTAGGATCAAAATTCTTGGTGCCAAGAATAATGCCATTAGTGCCCCAAAACTTGAAATCATGGCCAGCGCAAGCTGCCGGGATGAGAGCAACACAATTGGGAGTCAGGTAGACGGTACGTCAGTACTGATCTCTCCCCTCAATCCCCAGAAAACTAAAACAAGAGGATCTTCTACAGATAATAATATATCCAAATATGCATCTGAACTATCATCAAGCAGAACTAGGTTATGCGCTAAATGTAAGTGCCCAGGACATGATAGTCATACTTGCTTGTGGTTGAAGGATTCAGGCCCGAGCTCTAGCTTG gaCCATCAGAAAGAGAACTTTGTGTGCACAGACAGTCCATGTGGAATGGGAGACGACATTCCTCCAAAATAA
- the LOC117929904 gene encoding pentatricopeptide repeat-containing protein At5g39350 encodes MSYERICLKWRRQIEKGPQNLELFERTLVFMDGPSQALSKSKHLLTATARYQSLLQRCTSRKSIPNTKQIHAHTITLGLLSSPYSHHLLSSLAAAYAMCGCAPHARKLFDELRNPSLFSWNAMIRMYTNSGLSYDALGLFVQMLASGRRWPDNYTYPFVIKACGEYLLPEMGALIHARTVTSGFDSDAFVQNSLTAMYMNCGEMEAARRVFDLMRERTLVSWNTMINGYFKNGCVKEALMVFDWMMGKGIEPDCATVVSVLPVCSYLKELEVGRRVHALVEVKNLGEDISVWNSLLDMYAKCGNMDEAQMIFYEMDKRDVVSWTTMMNGYILNGDARSALLLCQMMQFESVKPNFVTLASVLSACASLYSLKHGRCLHGWAMRQKLESEVIVETALIDMYAKCNHVNLSFRVFSKTSKQRTAPWNAIISGCIHNGLSRKAIELFKQMLMEAVDPNDATLNSLLPAYAFLTDLQQARNMHGYLIRSGFLSRIEVATILIDIYSKCGSLESAHNIFNGIPKKDKDIITWSAIIAGYGMHGHGETAISLFNQMVQSGVKPNEITFTSILHACSHAGLVDEGLGLFKFMLEDNQMSLRTDHYTCVIDLLGRAGRLEEAYELIRTMAFRPNHAVWGALLGSCVIHENVELGEVAAKWLFELEPGNTGNYVLLANIYSAVGRWRDAEHVRLMMNNIGLRKTPAHSLIEVRNI; translated from the coding sequence ATGAGTTATGAGCGTATATGTCTGAAATGGAGAAGACAGATTGAGAAAGGACCCCAAAACCTAGAATTGTTTGAGAGAACATTGGTATTTATGGATGGTCCATCACAGGCTCTATCCAAATCCAAGCACCTTCTTACCGCCACCGCCCGTTACCAGTCGCTCTTACAGCGCTGCACCTCCAGAAAATCAATACCAAACACCAAACAGATACATGCCCACACTATCACTCTGGGCCTACTCTCATCACCTTACTCCCATCACCTTCTCTCTAGTTTGGCTGCGGCATATGCTATGTGTGGATGTGCACCACATGCACGTAAATTGTTCGATGAATTGCGTAACCCAAGCCTATTTTCCTGGAACGCTATGATTAGGATGTATACCAACAGTGGGTTGTCATATGATGCGCTTGGACTGTTTGTGCAAATGCTGGCCTCGGGGCGGCGCTGGCCTGATAACTACACTTACCCTTTTGTCATCAAAGCATGCGGTGAATACTTGTTGCCTGAAATGGGTGCTTTGATTCATGCTAGAACGGTTACGAGTGGGTTTGATTCCGATGCTTTTGTTCAGAATTCTTTAACGGCAATGTATATGAATTGCGGGGAGATGGAAGCGGCGAGGAGGGTTTTTGATTTGATGAGGGAGCGGACTTTGGTGTCTTGGAACACTATGATAAATGGGTATTTTAAAAACGGGTGTGTCAAGGAGGCATTAATGGTTTTTGATTGGATGATGGGTAAAGGGATTGAGCCAGATTGCGCAACTGTGGTTTCAGTGTTGCCAGTTTGCAGTTATTTGAAGGAGTTGGAGGTAGGAAGGAGAGTTCATGCATTAGTGGAAGTGAAGAATTTGGGAGAGGATATATCAGTCTGGAATTCATTGTTGGATATGTATGCAAAGTGTGGTAACATGGATGAAGCgcaaatgattttttatgagATGGATAAGAGAGACGTGGTGAGTTGGACTACTATGATGAATGGGTACATTTTGAATGGGGATGCGAGAAGTGCACTACTGCTTTGTCAAATGATGCAGTTTGAAAGTGTAAAACCCAATTTTGTAACTTTAGCTTCTGTTCTTTCTGCATGTGCCAGTTTGTATTCTCTGAAGCATGGCCGTTGCTTGCATGGGTGGGCAATGAGGCAAAAACTTGAATCTGAAGTTATTGTAGAAACTGCGTTGATTGACATGTATGCAAAATGCAATCATGTTAACCTCAGTTTCAgggtgttttcaaaaacttcaaaaCAGAGAACAGCACCATGGAATGCAATTATCTCTGGATGTATTCACAATGGGCTCTCAAGAAAAGCTATAGAGCTTTTCAAACAAATGCTAATGGAAGCAGTAGATCCCAATGATGCAACCTTGAACAGCCTCCTTCCTGCATATGCTTTTCTCACAGATTTGCAGCAAGCAAGAAATATGCATGGTTACCTAATAAGGTCCGGATTTCTTTCAAGAATCGAAGTTGCTACTATTTTGAttgatatatattcaaagtGTGGAAGCTTAGAGTCAGCTCACAACATCTTTAATGGGATCCCTAAAAAGGATAAGGACATCATCACATGGAGTGCAATAATAGCTGGTTATGGAATGCATGGGCATGGTGAGACTGCCATTTCTCTTTTCAATCAGATGGTTCAGTCAGGGGTGAAACCAAATGAGATCACTTTTACCTCCATTTTGCATGCTTGCAGCCATGCAGGATTGGTGGATGAAGGTTTGGGTTTGTTCAAATTCATGTTGGAGGATAACCAAATGAGTCTACGCACTGATCACTACACTTGTGTTATTGATCTTCTAGGTCGTGCAGGTCGGCTGGAGGAAGCTTACGAGTTGATAAGAACAATGGCATTTAGGCCTAACCACGCTGTTTGGGGTGCATTGCTTGGTTCTTGTGTGATACATGAGAATGTTGAGCTGGGAGAGGTGGCTGCAAAGTGGCTTTTTGAGCTTGAGCCAGGGAACACAGGAAATTATGTATTGTTGGCAAATATTTATTCTGCAGTAGGACGGTGGAGAGATGCAGAGCATGTGAGACTTATGATGAATAATATAGGATTAAGAAAAACACCAGCTCACAGTTTGATTGAGGTCAGAAACATATGA